Proteins encoded within one genomic window of Haematobia irritans isolate KBUSLIRL chromosome 5, ASM5000362v1, whole genome shotgun sequence:
- the LOC142239520 gene encoding uncharacterized protein LOC142239520, whose product MSTNNKRGGGVLVAVRRGIAAMRVNLPNDNSLLDQLCITISGQSNLTVVVSYIPPTSSYTVYNEHIQNVKQIAEECHQNELAIFGDFNLNLIFISSNLQFDISKCEMPLSMPDMHHVALEIDFEFIMFRKISSSYCNYFYPDNCNFEILNQELLDYNWADAFNDKSVDDCYFYFVNKIQMHTNKYLRASNGKVHKLPWYTPGLKKLKNLRNKFYKLFKNYKDNVNYERYKYYSREFDYLNKFLYKQYLLDFQNRIKDNPKSFWQYIDSKKSFSEYPSSMHLGDIIVNDSVDLANLFATFFASNFNEEVHYDDSTSYLDLVDDCLDFGFIQINESDILDAIASLKASRKFDVDGLSAFLLQKLAISVCLPLRLIFNKSLQSGLFIDRWKISFVTPIFKSGNKTDISNYRPISKLSNVSKVFEHVMYRYISAAVKPILSTYQHGFWIGSYLFNRVFLVSIDGVNSYNYFAKSGVPQGSVLGPLLFNLFINDLPESISFSNTLLYADDLKLFKCVNSLLDAIHLQCDLNSIVNWCEINHMSLNVRKCFYVCFSRRHSPMISEYYVTDNRVRQVSEILESAFFSILNYHLMLILIT is encoded by the exons ATGAGTACTAATAACAAGAGGGGTGGTGGTGTGCTTGTTGCTGTCCGTCGTGGTATAGCTGCTATGAGAGTAAATTTGCCCAATGATAAcagtttattggatcaattatgtaTTACTATAAGTGGCCAATCTAATTTGACTGTGGTAGTTTCATACATTCCCCCTACAAGCTCCTATACTGTATATAATGAGCATATTCAGAATGTGAAACAAATTGCTGAAGAATGTCATCAAAATGAACTTGCTATTTTTGGTGACTTCAATCTAA ATCTAATTTTTATTAGTAGCAATTTACAATTCGATATTAGTAAATGTGAAATGCCTTTATCCATGCCAGATATGCATCATGTGGCTTtagaaattgattttgaatttataatgtttcgtaaaattagTTCATcgtattgtaattatttttaccCTGATAATTGTAATTTTGAGATTTTAAATCAGGAGTTATTAGATTATAACTGGGCTGATGCGTTTAATGACAAATCAGTAGATGattgctatttttattttgtcaataaaattcAGATGCATACTAATAAATACTTGCGAGCTAGTAATGGTAAGGTACATAAACTTCCATGGTACACGCCAGGATTGAAAAAGTTAAAGAATTTAAGGAATAAGTTCTACAAACTGTTTAAGAATTATAAAGATAATGTAAATTATGAGCGTTACAAATATTATTCGCGTGAATTTGATTACTTAAACAAGTTTCTATATAAGCAATACTTACTAGACTTTCAGAATAGGATCAAGGACAATCCTAAGTCTTTTTGGCAATATATAGACTCGAAAAAATCATTCAGTGAATACCCATCGTCGATGCATTTAGGTGATATTATTGTTAATGATTCTGTGGATTTAGCTAACTTATTCGCAACTTTCTTCGCATCAAATTTCAATGAGGAAGTTCACTACGATGATAGTACTTCTTACTTGGACCTTGTTGATGATTGTTTAGATTTTGGTTTCATTCAAATTAATGAGAGTGATATTTTGGATGCAATTGCATCCTTGAAAGCTTCACGCAAATTTGATGTTGATGGTTTATCTGCGTTTCTTTTACAAAAACTTGCTATTTCTGTCTGTTTACCGTTacgattaatatttaataaatcattACAATCGGGGTTATTTATCGATCgttggaaaatttcttttgtaactccaatttttaaatCGGGAAATAAAACTGATATATCTAATTATAGGCCCATATCAAAATTGTCGAATGTTTCTAAAGTATTTGAACATGTTATGTATCGTTACATTTCTGCTGCTGTTAAGCCGATTTTATCTACTTACCAACATGGATTT TGGATTGGGTCATATTTATTCAATAGAGTGTTCTTGGTGTCTATTGATGGCGTAAACTCTTATAATTATTTTGCGAAATCAGGGGTTCCACAGGGTAGTGTTCTGGGCCcactattatttaatttgttcatAAATGATTTGCCTGAGAGCATTTCTTTTTCCAACACTTTGTTATATGCAGATGATTTAAAATTATTCAAGTGCGTCAATAGTTTATTAGATGCTATTCATCTTCAATGTGATttaaattcgattgtgaattggTGTGAGATTAATCACATGTCACTAAatgttagaaaatgtttttatgtaTGTTTTAGTCGTCGTCACTCCCCAATGATATCTGAGTATTATGTTACCGATAATCGTGTTAGGCAGGTTAGTGAGATTTTAGAATCGGCATTTTTTTCGATTCTAAATTATCATTTAATGCTCATATTGATTACATAA